From a single Streptomyces rubradiris genomic region:
- a CDS encoding lytic polysaccharide monooxygenase — protein MNTKRRAALAIGALVAPVIAVSLPASTASAHGWVTLPTSRQQQCAEGTVDCGQIKYEPQSVEGPKGLRSCSGGHAEYAELDNDSKGWKATPVGTTATFTWHNTARHATANWQYFIGGQKIAEFDGRNQQPAADVSQQVDFGGFTGRQKVLAVWNVADTANAFYSCVDVNIGGDDGSGGGGGGGGEDTCTAPAWDAAHVYNGGDTVSYGGHTWRAKWWVTGDKPGTTGQWGVWEDLGAC, from the coding sequence ATGAACACGAAAAGACGAGCGGCTCTCGCGATCGGCGCGCTGGTCGCCCCGGTGATCGCCGTCAGCCTCCCGGCGAGCACGGCCAGCGCCCACGGCTGGGTCACCCTGCCCACGAGCCGGCAGCAGCAGTGCGCCGAGGGCACCGTCGACTGCGGCCAGATCAAGTACGAACCGCAGAGCGTCGAGGGGCCGAAGGGCCTGCGCAGCTGTAGTGGCGGACACGCGGAGTACGCCGAGCTCGACAACGACAGCAAGGGCTGGAAGGCCACGCCGGTCGGCACGACGGCGACGTTCACGTGGCACAACACCGCCCGGCACGCCACCGCCAACTGGCAGTACTTCATCGGTGGCCAGAAGATCGCCGAGTTCGACGGCCGCAACCAGCAGCCGGCCGCCGACGTCAGCCAGCAGGTGGACTTCGGCGGCTTCACCGGCCGGCAGAAGGTGCTCGCCGTCTGGAACGTCGCGGACACCGCCAACGCCTTCTACTCCTGCGTCGACGTCAACATCGGCGGCGACGACGGCAGCGGCGGAGGCGGTGGCGGTGGCGGTGAAGACACCTGCACCGCGCCGGCCTGGGACGCCGCACACGTCTACAACGGCGGCGACACCGTCTCCTACGGCGGCCACACCTGGCGCGCCAAGTGGTGGGTGACGGGCGACAAGCCCGGCACCACCGGCCAGTGGGGTGTCTGGGAAGACCTCGGGGCCTGCTAG
- a CDS encoding PD40 domain-containing protein, with protein sequence MRFRGPAVLPVVVLACAASVLPAAAVPRARGEVRVPEPVLVSTAADGTPANGDSTGAVLSGNGRFVAFLSDADNLVPGDTNGLADVFVKDLRTGAVDRVNVAGDGGQADATASHVSVSADGRYVAFDSDAGNLAPGDMPGAWDVFVHDRATGRTEALVANPGGVPGNSYDPVISADGRYVAYASYRDDLVPQDTNSGIDVFVHDRARGTTRLVSVFTDHLQGTSTSLAPSISADGTRIAFRRMWYPPRGPAGREPRAPRPWWFYVHDTRTGKTVPAAVDRDGGTLGMPASPATGLSPDGRYAVFSSPSADVVEDDTNDAADVFVRDLATGTTRRVSTAADGTQARGSSGRGLIGAGGRRAFFVSAADNLVPGDTNGASDVFAKDLRTGVIRRLDVAADGTESVTGTYEVTADAAGRTVAFPHDDGLVPGDAGGHRDIYAVRVR encoded by the coding sequence ATGCGGTTCCGGGGACCGGCCGTCTTGCCGGTGGTGGTGCTGGCATGCGCGGCGAGTGTGCTTCCGGCGGCGGCCGTACCGCGGGCGCGCGGCGAGGTGCGGGTTCCGGAGCCGGTGCTGGTGAGTACGGCGGCGGACGGCACCCCGGCCAACGGGGACTCGACAGGCGCCGTGCTGAGCGGGAACGGCCGCTTCGTGGCCTTCCTCTCGGACGCCGACAACCTGGTGCCTGGCGACACCAACGGACTCGCCGACGTCTTCGTGAAGGACCTGCGTACGGGTGCCGTGGACCGGGTCAACGTCGCCGGCGACGGCGGCCAGGCCGACGCCACCGCCTCGCACGTCTCGGTGAGCGCGGACGGACGCTACGTCGCGTTCGACTCCGACGCCGGCAACCTCGCGCCCGGGGACATGCCCGGCGCCTGGGACGTCTTCGTGCACGACCGCGCCACCGGGCGCACCGAGGCCCTCGTGGCCAACCCGGGCGGGGTCCCCGGGAACAGCTACGACCCGGTGATCAGCGCGGACGGCCGCTACGTGGCGTACGCCTCCTACCGCGACGACCTGGTGCCGCAGGACACCAACAGCGGGATCGACGTGTTCGTGCACGACCGGGCGAGGGGCACCACGAGGCTGGTCAGCGTCTTCACCGACCACCTCCAGGGAACCAGCACGTCCCTGGCGCCCTCGATCAGCGCGGACGGCACCAGGATCGCGTTCCGTCGGATGTGGTACCCGCCGCGCGGCCCGGCCGGGCGGGAGCCGAGGGCGCCGAGACCCTGGTGGTTCTACGTCCACGACACCCGCACCGGGAAGACCGTGCCCGCGGCCGTCGACCGCGACGGCGGCACCCTCGGCATGCCGGCGTCGCCCGCGACGGGCCTCAGCCCGGACGGGCGCTACGCGGTGTTCTCCTCCCCATCGGCCGACGTGGTCGAAGACGACACCAACGACGCCGCCGACGTGTTCGTCCGTGACCTGGCCACCGGTACCACCCGGCGCGTGAGCACCGCCGCCGACGGCACACAGGCGCGCGGCAGCTCGGGGCGGGGCCTGATCGGCGCGGGCGGACGGCGGGCGTTCTTCGTCTCCGCCGCGGACAACCTCGTACCCGGCGACACCAACGGCGCCTCCGACGTGTTCGCGAAGGACCTGCGCACGGGCGTGATACGGCGGCTGGACGTGGCAGCGGACGGCACCGAGAGCGTCACCGGGACGTACGAGGTGACCGCGGACGCCGCCGGGCGCACCGTCGCCTTCCCCCACGACGACGGCCTGGTACCGGGCGACGCAGGCGGCCACCGGGACATCTACGCCGTGCGTGTGCGTTGA